The following are encoded together in the Platichthys flesus chromosome 9, fPlaFle2.1, whole genome shotgun sequence genome:
- the LOC133960943 gene encoding phosphatase and actin regulator 1-like: MMAAAPQEEVDRRPIRRVRSKSDTPYISEARISLHLETAEEVERLAAMRSDSLVPGTHTPPIRRRSKFANLGRLFKPWKWRKKKSEKFKQTSAVLERKMSTRQSREELIKKGVLMEVYEKGRTSPSIREEEQMENGRSPELSESDGTEQMDGAAAEGSLDFPMANDGACSQDHAQKPSQAPPAKKSAVCHANGAESPLSRPLHKQPPVPPPKPFTRLPNHLTDGAPVKLPCMSGKLSSPPLPPKKLMISVPVGSMEPSSLAFQKCPAPHGHMMGGHSLQYGTLPAALHPPSRIIEELNKTLALTMQRFESSLMHTSPMVMNEFDNDKENLPNETDYEELPGMYKDEDEEDEEEEEEDDEEEDDEDEEEDEDEDESMFTSALAMKVLRKDSLAIKLGNRPSKRELEEKNILPLQSDQERIHFRQQTATKLTRRLSQRPTVEELEQRNILKPRNDLEEQEEKREIKRHLSKKLSQRPTVEELREAKILIRFSDYVEVAEAQDYDRRADKPWTRLTAADKAAIRKELNEFKSTEMEVHESSRHLTRFHRP; the protein is encoded by the exons CCGAGGAGGTCGAGAGGTTGGCCGCGATGCGCTCTGATTCGCTGGTGCCCGGCACGCACACGCCCCCCATCCGCCGGAGGAGCAAGTTTGCCAACCTGGGCCGTCTGTTCAAACCCTGGaaatggaggaagaagaagagtgagaagTTCAAGCAGACGTCTGCAG TGCTGGAGAGGAAAATGTCCACCCGTCAGAGCCGGGAGGAGCTGATCAAGAAAGGAGTTCTGATGGAGGTCTATGAGAAAG gtcgGACGTCTCCCTCCATacgagaggaggagcagatggaGAACGGTCGCTCCCCGGAGCTGTCGGAGTCTGACGGGACGGAGCAGATGGACGGAGCCGCAGCTGAAG GTTCCCTGGACTTTCCGATGGCCAATGACGGTGCGTGTTCACAGGACCACGCCCAGAAACCCAGCCAGGCTCCGCCCGCTAAGAAGTCGGCTGTGTGTCATGCTAACGGCGCCGAGTCGCCGCTCTCCAGACCTCTACACAAACAACCTCCTGTGCCGCCGCCCAAACCCTTCACCAGGCTGCCCAATCACCTCACAG ACGGCGCCCCGGTCAAGTTGCCATGTATGTCGGGGAAgttgtcttctcctcctctacctccaaAGAAGCTCATGATCTCCGTCCCCGTCGGGAGCATGGAGCCGTCCTCACTCGCCTTCCAGAAGTGCCCCGCCCCTCACGGCCACATGATGGGCGGGCACTCGCTGCAGTACGGGACGCTGCCCGCCGCTCTGCACCCGCCCAGTCGCATCATCGAGGAGCTCAACAAGACGCTGGCGCTCACCATGCAGAGGTTTGAGAG CTCCCTGATGCACACTTCACCCATGGTGATGAACGAGTTCGACAACGATAAAGAGAACCTCCCAAACGAGACGGACTACGAGGAGCTGCCGGGGATGTAcaaggacgaggacgaggaggacgaggaagaagaagaagaagatgacgaagaggaggatgatgaagatgaggaggaagacgaggacgaGGATGAATCAATGTTTACAA GTGCGCTCGCCATGAAGGTTTTACGAAAGGACTCGCTGGCCATCAAGCTGGGAAACCGCCCGTCCaagagggagctggaggagaagaacatcCTGCCGCTGCAGTCCGACCAGGAGAGGATCCACTTTCGCCAGCAGACGGCCACCAAGCTGACCAG GCGGTTGAGTCAGAGGCCGACGGtcgaggagctggagcagagaaACATCCTCAAAC CTCGAAATgatctggaggagcaggaggagaagagagagatcaAGAGACACTTGTCCAAGAag ctcagcCAGAGGCCGACAGTCGAGGAGCTGAGAGAAGCAAAGATCCTCATTCGCTTCAGTGACTACGTGGAGGTCGCCGAGGCTCAGGACTACGACCGGAGAGCCGACAAGCCGTGGACGCGGCTAACCGCTGCCGATAAG gctgcCATTAGAAAAGAGTTAAACGAGTTCAAAAGCACAGAGATGGAAGTGCACGAGTCGAGCAGACACCTGACCAG GTTTCACCGACCTTGA